The proteins below come from a single Corylus avellana chromosome ca3, CavTom2PMs-1.0 genomic window:
- the LOC132174841 gene encoding cellulose synthase-like protein G3 isoform X1, giving the protein MEEQRVRSSSSSSISSSPPLHTLRHARRTAFNRAFAAVYTCAISALLYYHALKLIHSTTLSSSFFISLSFFLSDAILAFMWASRQCFLMTIVYRDEYPENLERVLKKPDFPALDVFICTADPYKEPPMRLISTVLAVMAYEYPTEKISIYVSDDGGSELTLFACMEAAKFATHWLPFCRKKNMINRSPEVYFASNHSWCSETEKIKILYESMKARVENVLDRGKVGEEYVNEELQSRAFSKWTEESFTRQDHPTVIQILLESSKSKDTTGHLMPNLIYVSREKRRTSPHNFKAGALNVLLRVSASMSNAPIILTLDCDMYPNDPQTPLRALCYLSDSKIQSQLGYVQFPQMFHGINKNDIYACEYKQEFQTNSMGLDGLVGPNYVGTGCFFNRRAFFGGPSATNVSPKIPELSPNHVVDKNIQSQPILELAHKVAGCDYENKTQWGFEMGFRYGSLSEDFYTGFRLQCEGWRSTFCNPKRPAFLGDAPISLIDALQQCQRWMIGGLQVAFCKFRPITFGVRSVGPLVGLAYTNYSFWSFWFVPLTVYAFLPQLAHLNGLTIFPKLSEPWFFLYVFLFLGAYGQDLFEFVIEGGTVQKWWNNQRMWMIRGLSSFMFGFLEFFLTRLGISTYGFGLTSKVVDDEQSKRYDQGKFEFGVSSPMFMPLTMAAIINLVSFFMGLMQVIRGSSSVEGLFLQMFIAGFVVLNSLPIYEAMVLRRDKGRMHFKTTIISTLLALLLIFRAWPYLVSLLAISTFLALK; this is encoded by the exons AGAGTGCGCAGCAGCAGTAGCAGCTCCATATCCTCTTCCCCTCCCCTTCACACGCTAAGACATGCACGTCGGACGGCGTTCAACCGCGCGTTTGCGGCGGTTTACACGTGTGCAATCTCAGCACTTCTCTACTACCACGCACTCAAACTCATCCACTCCACCACGCTGTCATCCTCCTTCTTCATCTCCCTCTCCTTCTTCCTCTCCGACGCTATCCTCGCCTTCATGTGGGCTTCCCGGCAGTGCTTCCTCATGACTATCGTCTACCGCGACGAATACCCTGAGAACCTCGAAAGGGTGCTGAAGAAACCAGATTTTCCGGCGCTGGACGTGTTCATATGCACCGCGGATCCGTACAAGGAGCCGCCGATGAGATTGATCAGCACGGTTTTAGCAGTCATGGCTTATGAGTATCCGACGGAGAAGATTTCGATCTATGTATCGGACGATGGGGGATCGGAGCTGACGCTGTTTGCTTGCATGGAAGCTGCCAAGTTTGCAACTCACTGGTTACCGTTCTGTAGGAAGAAAAACATGATAAACAGGAGCCCAGAAGTTTATTTTGCATCAAATCACTCTTGGTGCTCCGAAACTGAGAAGATTAAG ATACTATATGAAAGCATGAAAGCCAGGGTAGAGAATGTGCTTGACAGGGGGAAAGTTGGCGAAGAGTATGTCAATGAGGAACTACAGTCTAGAGCTTTCAGCAAATGGACAGAGGAGAGTTTTACTCGCCAGGATCATCCCACTGTCATTCAG ATCCTATTAGAAAGTAGCAAAAGCAAAGACACCACAGGCCACTTGATGCCAAACCTCATCTATGTCTCTAGGGAAAAGCGGAGGACTTCACCCCACAATTTCAAAGCCGGTGCCCTCAATGTCTTG CTTCGAGTATCGGCTAGCATGAGCAATGCACCTATAATCCTTACCTTGGATTGTGATATGTACCCGAATGATCCTCAAACACCTCTTCGTGCATTGTGTTACCTATCAGATTCTAAAATTCAGTCCCAATTAGGATATGTTCAATTCCCTCAGATGTTTCATGGGATCAACAAGAATGACATTTATGCTTGTGAATATAAACAAGAATTTCAAACTAATTCGATGGGATTGGATGGATTGGTGGGACCTAATTATGTTGGAACCGGTTGCTTTTTCAATCGACGGGCTTTCTTCGGAGGTCCATCGGCAACAAATGTGTCACCAAAAATCCCCGAGCTTAGCCCGAACCATGTCGTGGACAAGAACATTCAGTCCCAACCAATTCTGGAATTGGCACACAAGGTTGCAGGGTGTGATTATGAGAACAAGACTCAATGGGGCTTTGAG ATGGGGTTCAGATATGGATCATTGAGTGAGGATTTCTACACTGGTTTTCGGCTACAATGCGAGGGATGGAGGTCCACATTTTGCAATCCCAAGAGGCCTGCCTTTTTGGGTGATGCACCCATCTCCCTCATCGATGCTCTGCAACAATGCCAGCGGTGGATGATCGGCGGTCTTCAGGTGGCCTTCTGCAAATTTCGGCCGATAACCTTCGGCGTCAGGTCTGTGGGCCCTCTCGTGGGCCTTGCCTACACAAATTATTCTTTCTGGTCCTTTTGGTTTGTTCCTCTCACAGTATATGCGTTCCTGCCCCAACTAGCTCATCTCAATGGGCTCACTATATTCCCAAAG TTATCAGAGCCATGGTTTTTCTTGTACGTGTTTCTTTTCCTTGGAGCCTATGGACAAGATCTCTTTGAATTTGTAATAGAGGGAGGAACAGTTCAAAAATGGTGGAATAATCAGAGAATGTGGATGATAAGAGGGCTCTCATCCTTCATGTTCGGGTTCCTCGAGTTCTTTCTCACCCGTTTAGGCATTTCCACCTATGGCTTCGGATTGACCAGCAAAGTGGTTGATGATGAACAAAGCAAAAGATACGACCAAGGTAAATTTGAGTTTGGAGTCTCATCACCCATGTTTATGCCTCTAACAATGGCGGCGATAATCAATTTGGTCTCCTTTTTTATGGGACTCATGCAAGTTATAAGAGGCAGCAGCAGTGTGGAGGGTCTCTTTCTGCAGATGTTCATAGCAGGTTTTGTAGTTTTGAATTCCCTGCCAATTTATGAAGCCATGGTCTTGAGGAGAGACAAAGGAAGAATGCATTTCAAAACTACTATAATTTCTACCCTTCTTGCATTGCTATTGATATTTAGAGCTTGGCCCTATCTTGTGTCACTTCTTGCTATAAGTACATTTCTTGCTCTGAAATGA
- the LOC132174841 gene encoding cellulose synthase-like protein G3 isoform X2 — translation MEEQRVRSSSSSSISSSPPLHTLRHARRTAFNRAFAAVYTCAISALLYYHALKLIHSTTLSSSFFISLSFFLSDAILAFMWASRQCFLMTIVYRDEYPENLERVLKKPDFPALDVFICTADPYKEPPMRLISTVLAVMAYEYPTEKISIYVSDDGGSELTLFACMEAAKFATHWLPFCRKKNMINRSPEVYFASNHSWCSETEKIKILYESMKARVENVLDRGKVGEEYVNEELQSRAFSKWTEESFTRQDHPTVIQILLESSKSKDTTGHLMPNLIYVSREKRRTSPHNFKAGALNVLMGFRYGSLSEDFYTGFRLQCEGWRSTFCNPKRPAFLGDAPISLIDALQQCQRWMIGGLQVAFCKFRPITFGVRSVGPLVGLAYTNYSFWSFWFVPLTVYAFLPQLAHLNGLTIFPKLSEPWFFLYVFLFLGAYGQDLFEFVIEGGTVQKWWNNQRMWMIRGLSSFMFGFLEFFLTRLGISTYGFGLTSKVVDDEQSKRYDQGKFEFGVSSPMFMPLTMAAIINLVSFFMGLMQVIRGSSSVEGLFLQMFIAGFVVLNSLPIYEAMVLRRDKGRMHFKTTIISTLLALLLIFRAWPYLVSLLAISTFLALK, via the exons AGAGTGCGCAGCAGCAGTAGCAGCTCCATATCCTCTTCCCCTCCCCTTCACACGCTAAGACATGCACGTCGGACGGCGTTCAACCGCGCGTTTGCGGCGGTTTACACGTGTGCAATCTCAGCACTTCTCTACTACCACGCACTCAAACTCATCCACTCCACCACGCTGTCATCCTCCTTCTTCATCTCCCTCTCCTTCTTCCTCTCCGACGCTATCCTCGCCTTCATGTGGGCTTCCCGGCAGTGCTTCCTCATGACTATCGTCTACCGCGACGAATACCCTGAGAACCTCGAAAGGGTGCTGAAGAAACCAGATTTTCCGGCGCTGGACGTGTTCATATGCACCGCGGATCCGTACAAGGAGCCGCCGATGAGATTGATCAGCACGGTTTTAGCAGTCATGGCTTATGAGTATCCGACGGAGAAGATTTCGATCTATGTATCGGACGATGGGGGATCGGAGCTGACGCTGTTTGCTTGCATGGAAGCTGCCAAGTTTGCAACTCACTGGTTACCGTTCTGTAGGAAGAAAAACATGATAAACAGGAGCCCAGAAGTTTATTTTGCATCAAATCACTCTTGGTGCTCCGAAACTGAGAAGATTAAG ATACTATATGAAAGCATGAAAGCCAGGGTAGAGAATGTGCTTGACAGGGGGAAAGTTGGCGAAGAGTATGTCAATGAGGAACTACAGTCTAGAGCTTTCAGCAAATGGACAGAGGAGAGTTTTACTCGCCAGGATCATCCCACTGTCATTCAG ATCCTATTAGAAAGTAGCAAAAGCAAAGACACCACAGGCCACTTGATGCCAAACCTCATCTATGTCTCTAGGGAAAAGCGGAGGACTTCACCCCACAATTTCAAAGCCGGTGCCCTCAATGTCTTG ATGGGGTTCAGATATGGATCATTGAGTGAGGATTTCTACACTGGTTTTCGGCTACAATGCGAGGGATGGAGGTCCACATTTTGCAATCCCAAGAGGCCTGCCTTTTTGGGTGATGCACCCATCTCCCTCATCGATGCTCTGCAACAATGCCAGCGGTGGATGATCGGCGGTCTTCAGGTGGCCTTCTGCAAATTTCGGCCGATAACCTTCGGCGTCAGGTCTGTGGGCCCTCTCGTGGGCCTTGCCTACACAAATTATTCTTTCTGGTCCTTTTGGTTTGTTCCTCTCACAGTATATGCGTTCCTGCCCCAACTAGCTCATCTCAATGGGCTCACTATATTCCCAAAG TTATCAGAGCCATGGTTTTTCTTGTACGTGTTTCTTTTCCTTGGAGCCTATGGACAAGATCTCTTTGAATTTGTAATAGAGGGAGGAACAGTTCAAAAATGGTGGAATAATCAGAGAATGTGGATGATAAGAGGGCTCTCATCCTTCATGTTCGGGTTCCTCGAGTTCTTTCTCACCCGTTTAGGCATTTCCACCTATGGCTTCGGATTGACCAGCAAAGTGGTTGATGATGAACAAAGCAAAAGATACGACCAAGGTAAATTTGAGTTTGGAGTCTCATCACCCATGTTTATGCCTCTAACAATGGCGGCGATAATCAATTTGGTCTCCTTTTTTATGGGACTCATGCAAGTTATAAGAGGCAGCAGCAGTGTGGAGGGTCTCTTTCTGCAGATGTTCATAGCAGGTTTTGTAGTTTTGAATTCCCTGCCAATTTATGAAGCCATGGTCTTGAGGAGAGACAAAGGAAGAATGCATTTCAAAACTACTATAATTTCTACCCTTCTTGCATTGCTATTGATATTTAGAGCTTGGCCCTATCTTGTGTCACTTCTTGCTATAAGTACATTTCTTGCTCTGAAATGA
- the LOC132174790 gene encoding 26S proteasome non-ATPase regulatory subunit 8 homolog A, whose translation MDPKFTEVSQLFERFKAAFVRHDYDTCDTLLSQLKVLLTHFRSLPPLFEDTPNAIHELTLARDIYEHAVVLSVKIEDQDAFERDFFQLKPYYTDAGNRLPPSPQEYPILGLNLLRLLVQNRIAEFHTELELLSPTALENTCIKHAVELEQSFMEGAYNRVLTARQTVPDETYVYFMDLLAKTVRDEIAGCSEKAYDFLSINDARQMLLYSSDQELLEYIKEEHTEWEIKNGFVFFQKAKDSAPCKEIPSLQLINQTLSYARELERIV comes from the exons ATGGATCCGAAGTTCACAGAGGTCTCGCAGCTCTTCGAGCGCTTCAAAGCTGCCTTCGTGAGGCACGACTACGATACCTGCGACACACTCCTCTCCCAACTCAAG gTCTTGCTGACACATTTCAGAAGCCTTCCTCCATTGTTTGAAGACACGCCTAATGCGATCCATGAATTAACTTTAGCAA GGGATATATATGAGCATGCTGTTGTTCTCAGTGTGAAGATCGAGGATCAAGATGCATTTGAGAGGGATTTCTTTCAGTTGAAGCCTTACTACACAGATGCTGG AAACCGGCTTCCGCCATCCCCGCAGGAATATCCAATTTTAGGTCTCAACCTGTTGAGACTCCTTGTGCAGAATAGAATTGCTGAATTCCACACTGAACTGGAACTTCTTTCTCCGACTGCTTTGGAGAATACTTGCATTAAGCATGCAGTGGAATTGGAGCAATCCTTCATGGAAGGGGCTTACAACCGTGTGTTGACTGCCCGACAAACAGTGCCAGATGAGACTTATGTGTACTTCATGGATCTTCTGGCGAAGACAGTAAG AGATGAAATAGCTGGATGCAGTGAGAAGGCATAtgattttctttcaattaatGATGCGCGACAAATGTTGCTGTACTCTTCTGACCAAGAACTGTTGGAATACATCAAGGAG GAGCATACTGAATGGGAGATAAAGAatggttttgtatttttccaGAAGGCCAAAGACTCTGCACCTTGCAAGGAAATACCTTCTCTGCAACTGATCAACCAGACACTCAGCTACGCAAGAGAGTTGGAGCGGATTGTGTAA
- the LOC132176201 gene encoding uncharacterized protein LOC132176201, with amino-acid sequence MFIADMAKDVLETEEEGESTQRVVRRSFDFVGVERRPTNVSGLLEPMEGFTFESFEEISVDGRLGKNFPMWSSIYVPGPFRYRKCQNALKEYPLQEGIQLGLGAVSLGLVVWDTRHDRATDHTSP; translated from the exons atgtttattGCTGACATGGCCAAGGATGTTTTAGAAAcagaggaggagggagagagTACGCAGAGAGTGGTTCGGAGGAGTTTTGATTTCGTGGGGGTTGAGAGAAGGCCCACCAATGTTAGTGGGCTTTTAGAGCCCATGGAGGGCTTCACTTTCGAATCATTCGAGGAAATCTCCGTCGATGGAAGGTTGGGGAAAAATTTTCCGATGTGGTCCAGTATCTATGTTCCAG GCCCGTTCAGATACAGGAAATGTCAAAATGCCTTGAAGGAGTATCCTCTTCAAGAGGGTATTCAACTAGGACTAGGAGCTGTTTCTTTAGGATTAGTGGTGTGGGACACTAGACACGATCGAGCTACAGATCACACCAGCCCATGA
- the LOC132174842 gene encoding probable E3 ubiquitin-protein ligase RHA4A, translating into MGFPQPPNPSHLSQAVQLKLYQAFIFSIPILFSIILLLLFYLFYLKRRASILSYPPPILPITSNQANQFITLTCEVGLKGDIKDKLPVILFDEELRTRESQCCVCLGEFEIKEELLQIPLCKHVFHVECIHHWLHSNSTCPLCRRLVIIPTKLHNPAPSPTISEPFQQETTTTTSNQQPQNESSEQQQQQQQEDSAVEGS; encoded by the exons ATGGGTTTTCCTCAACCTCCAAACCCCTCACACCTTTCTCAGGCTGTTCAACTTAAGCTTTACCAAGCTTTCATATTCTCAATCCCCATCCTTTTTTCAATTATTCTCCTTCTGCTGTTTTACTTGTTCTACCTCAAGAGGAGGGCTTCCATTCTCTCATATCCTCCACCAATACTTCCTATAACTTCTAATCAAGCTAATCAATTTATTACCTTA ACATGTGAGGTGGGTCTGAAGGGGGATATCAAGGACAAGCTTCCAGTAATCTTATTTGATGAGGAATTAAGGACAAGGGAATCACA ATGTTGCGTCTGCCTGGGAGAGTTCGAGATCAAAGAAGAGTTGCTCCAAATCCCATTATGCAAACATGTGTTTCATGTTGAATGCATACATCACTGGCTGCACTCAAACTCAACTTGTCCACTCTGCAGACGCTTGGTGATCATCCCCACCAAACTTCACAATCCTGCTCCTTCACCTACTATATCAGAGCCCTTCCAGCAAGAAACCACTACAACAACATCCAACCAGCAGCCACAGAATGAATCATCAgaacaacagcaacaacaacaacaagaagacAGTGCCGTTGAAGGATCATAG
- the LOC132175075 gene encoding small ribosomal subunit protein bS6c: MASSSLTSTITPSNSPFCPYSLPQFPSRPTTPFASKPKPLIHRTRRSDLGMSVKAQTLDFSGSFFEGGFGSEDDPPYPPVPGATAVEDKEAPQCPPGLRQYETMAVLRPDMSEDERLALTQKYEELLVAGGGMYVEVFNRGVIPLAYSIQRKNKAGESNTYLDGIYLLFTYFTKPDSIAILDQTLNTDDDVIRSMSFKIRKRKY; the protein is encoded by the exons ATGGCCTCCTCTTCTCTCACCTCCACAATCACCCCCTCAAATTCCCCATTTTGCCCCTACTCTCTTCCCCAATTCCCATCTCGACCCACCACTCCTTTCGCTTCCAAACCGAAACCTTTGATTCACCGAACCAGAAGAAGCGACCTCGGAATGAGTGTTAAAGCTCAAACCTTGGACTTCTCGGGATCCTTCTTCGAGGGCGGGTTCGGGTCTGAGGACGACCCGCCGTACCCTCCCGTGCCGGGCGCGACGGCCGTGGAGGACAAGGAGGCGCCCCAGTGCCCGCCGGGGCTCCGACAGTATGAGACCATGGCGGTTCTCAGGCCCGACATGTCCGAGGATGAACGACTCGCTCTTACCCAGAAGTACGAGGAg TTGCTTGTTGCTGGGGGTGGCATGTATGTGGAGGTTTTCAACAGAGGGGTCATTCCGCTGGCCTATAGCATCCAGAGGAAAAACAAAGCTGGGGAATCTAACACATACTTGGATGGTATCTATCTTCTCTTCACCTACTTCACAAAACCCGATTCCATTGCGATTCTTGACCAGACACTCAATACCGACGACGATGTTATCCGATCAATGAGTTTCAAAATAAGGAAGAGGAAGTATTAG